In Panicum virgatum strain AP13 chromosome 5K, P.virgatum_v5, whole genome shotgun sequence, the genomic window CATATCCAATAACTATCCATAAGGATGTTTCCATGAAGCTTCCAAAAGTTACTTGAACGATTCCTGCCTTTTTCATAACCTACTCTCTCCACAGATGGCGCTAAAAAACACTTTAAAAACTAGGCTGTTCCATAAAAGGTACCTTTAAAAACTAGGCTGTTCCATAAAAGGTACCTGTTTCCAAACCATACTTATGCCGATCAGAACTGAGAGGGATGCTAAACCACATATATGTGGAAGTGATATGCAGCTACAATCAACAAGAGAGTTATCATATTGTGTGATAGAGAAGCTCCAACCACTTCAAGATGAATGGGACAGGCATCTATTGCAGGGATCAAGACATAGATTGGTTTAGAGCATGGCATCTTCTTATAGTTGCCAAAAGTAAAAGTGATCAACGTCCACTTATGGCTCTCGATTCATGGACGACGAGAaagatgctttttttttttgttgctttaTGCTTATGTTATTTCCATCCACAAATTGGTATTCCTGATGCGAAAGTGACAATCATAACCCACCTAAGCTTTTCTCAACAATTCTGGAGGATGCAACAGATTCCAAAACCAGAAATACGCTACACAGAATGCTTTATTTGATTTTATAAACATATTCATTCCCTAGTCTTTTCTATCTGAATCCGAGGTCTCAAGCATTCATTTAAACAAAAGAACTGAAATAgcttttttatatataatttaCTATGACATGAAGACCAGATTGCTGGCACCGTAGAGCACTTTCTATCGATCAATCAAACAGCTTCCCAGTATTTGGGAGTCCAAACCCATAGCAGACACTGGATCAGGCTGCTATCCACGCAGTCATCCATGATGACCAGAGCAGGTGAAAGGTGGGATGGCATGCAACTTCACATCAAGTTTTTTGATCTGACAGAATCACAGAAGTAATTACAAGTTGTTCTGCAACTCCACATTAAGTAAAAGAACTGCACAATAAACTTTCGAATATTTTCCCAAGATGTATATTCCTGGCTTGCAGTTTACAGTGTGATGTAACAGTACTACTGAACTGGAGTGCTCAGGCAGCTCCTGCCTGTCTGCGCATATAGATAGAAGTATCACTAACAGATCCTGACATGTTTATCCACATGATTGTACAGTCCACGCTTGCCAGATCTGTAAAATCACATAAAGATCAACTCCTTTGCTATGCTGATGGCTTTATCTCGACCAAGCAGCTTCTCAACAATGGCTAGGGAAAATTCTGTTGCAGTTCCTGGGGCTTGACTAGTGATAAGGTTACCGTCGACGACAACTCTATGATCACATGCACTCTGATCTGTGAGCAGGTGTGACATGGGTGGAAATGCTGTTGCCTTCTTGCCCTACATACAACAGCAGAGAGAATTCAGAGTTGGTACACCTTACAACCAGGGACAAAGCCAGGAAATTTTCACGTAGGATGTCAAATAGCAACAACTAATTATTCAGAGGTGCCAATAGAAATCTTTTACTATTTTTCATAAGGAATTTAGTGCAAAGTAGAAGAAAACATCAAGGATAAGGGTCCAGGGCTTCTCCTAGCCCCCAATCTCCATCCCTGCTTACAACTTTCTGTACATTGTACAATATCACCATTTCAATGAAACAATAGGTCTTCTGCACAGTTTTATGTATCAATGTGCATGGTACAGAACCAAGGATATATGACTAATTTGGAAAGTGCATGAATTCTGAGGCAGAGAAAAGTACCTTCAGTAAACCGTGGGGCTCAAGGACATGGGCAGGAGAGGCACATATTGCACCATATGGTTTATTTGATTCTGATTGTTTTTTGAGTAAGTCAACAAGTTTCTTTGTACTAGCAAACTTCTGAGCACCTTGCAGACCACCCTGTATACATATAAATCTCTAGTGTCAGTACAAGGCCCTTAAGAACTTTACCTGGGTAATAGAAAGTAACTCAACAGCTAAGTACCGGCATGACTATCAAATCAAATTGTATTTCAGAAGCTTCATCCAGCATCATATCAGCTATTAGATTAAACTTGTGACGACGGGTCACAATTTGTAACTTTTCCTCCACTGATGCAACAGTAACATTTACTCCTGCTCTACACAGCACATCTATCAAATTGATAGCTTCCATTTCCTCTGAGCCATTAGCAACTGGCACAAGAACCTGGAGGAGACATAATAAAGGAAAAAATCAGCAAATGTCAAACTAATTCAGGCTAATAAACAATATTGGAAAGCATGGGTATTCTATCAAAATATTAGCAcgggcggcagccggcagcaGCCTAGGTGCTGCTGTTTGAAATATGACTATATTATCCTTTTAATGAATGGAAGAGCTCCTGCACATCTTTTTTAAAGAATCATATCAACAGTCTACCAAAGACTCAATTATCACCCATAACTGATAATGAACAACATTTGCAGGGCAGTAGATTTGCTACATTGTTAATGAGAAATATGTAGTCATAATTGAACGGAAACAAGGTTGCAGAGAACATGTGCACCATGTTTCGAGGGAGGCAGCAATAAGTTACTCCTATCACTATCAGAACCAGTGGAATAAAATTCCAACATAAGGAAGAATACCAGAAAGTAACCTAAATGAATGAGGTTAGCTTTTGTTTTGTTAAAAAATGGAGTTCATTTTCATTTCATACCTGAGGTGTATCACTGCACTTCCACTCAACTGAATTAAGCTCTTCTATGGTATATTCAACTCCATGGTGAGGACGCACATACTGAAAACAAGCCATTTAGATTAATGAAATATgccaaagaaagaaaaatggaaaacaACTGAATGAACCGCAATCGAATGTGCAGCAAAACCATCCCTACATAGTACATATATCACAAATCCTAATATATATTTATAGATAGTTGTTTCAGGGGAGTGGGAAAAAGGGTGTCACTAAGCCACAGCTGACAGCACTAACACAACTGCTTGATACCAATTTATCATAGGTGTAAATTAACAAAATTCAGCTTCCTTGTGAACAGTAATCATTAAGGCACGCAATCAGTGGAACCCTCATGTTCTTAACACAGCAAAGAGAAACAGAGGAGTTTCATGGCTTATAGCTTACCAAAGGCCCAGCAATCTCCTCCATCTTGTCTTTGCCATATAGACGCTCCACCAAAGCGAGAGCAAACTCAATTGTTGTTCCTGGACCCTGGCTGGTCGCAGCATTCCGGTCCACCACCACCCTTGAGTTCACAGGGATCACCTCTGCAGTGAACTTGTCCATGAATGATGGATAACAGCTtgcctgcaaaacaaattaAGCCACCAATTTCTCAGCATTGCACATATTTCCGAGCAAAACCAATGCACAGAATGTTGAACCATGTCGCACCTTTAAGCCTTTCAGCATTCCCCAATAAGCCAGCGTCACCGCGGGCGCAGCGCAGATGGCACCGTAGAGGCCCCCGCCCTCGGCATGGTTCTTGACCATCTTCTCGAGTGCTTTGCAATCTCTAAGGTTAACTGACCCCGGCATTCCTCCCTGCACCAAACTAACCATCAACACCAGAAGAGCAGGCCATAGTTGTTTCGTGCAAGAAAGGCGGTTAATttggagtgtgtgtgtgtgtgtgtgggtgggggggggggggggggcggtgagGAACGTCAACGCACCGGCAGGGCGATGAGGTCAAAGGCCTCGCCTTCGAGGTCGGCGACGAGCTTGACCCCGTAGGCGGCCTCCACGACGAGGCCATCGTCCCCCGGCGggtcggcggtggcgacggtgacccgcgcgccggcgcggtTGAGGACGtcggcggtggccgccgcctcgaTCGGCTCGGTGCCGGCGGCAACCGGCACCAGCACCCGCTTGGCCGTGTCGCCGCCCGAGGCGAAGGCGCGGGCGTGGAGCAGGCGgcgggaagcggcggcggcggcacgcctcACCAACGaagacgcggcggcggccatccgGAACGGCGGGATTCTTGCCTTGCTCGCCGGGAAGATGGCTTAAGACTGGGAGGTGGGCTTGAGGGTCCGCCGCTTTGGCTTTCCTTCCCGAGAGATCAGGGCATCAGGCACAGGCAGGCTACTGGATTACGACTGGTTTGGTTCTTGGCTTGTTGCCGCTGCAGccagggccgtaccggcaaattcgaGGGCCCTGTGCGAAACAATGGACTTGGTCCTAGTGACCTAGTGTAGGATCACGAATACCAAGCGATAGCAGCCGGCAAGTGTGATAAGCGCGATGTGCTGTGTGAAAGCATAAATGTtagaagtcacacgtgtgactggcaattaaatcatcacaaaaggtctaataactatttttttgttccggaataatttcttttattgctggaacaattgttattgtttgagcaacaaaattttttttccaaaaaaatttgtttTAGCAACAAAGCATTGAGGGGCCTGGTTTATTAGGCCGATTTTAGGTTCAAAATATGGAATCCTGGAGAGGTTGTGGTGCTGTGATAGGTCCACTCGAGATCACACATCTGACCCGAGTAGCACCATGTAAAAGGAAGTGATAAGTGATACGCCTACAATGATTTATCTTTTAGGAGCAATTTGGGCCATATTTTGCTACAAATTGGATTAATAATTAACTAAATTAAAGTATTTACATGACTATATCTAATGTATATCTAATATTTTGGGGGCCCTTCAAAttcgggggccctgtgcggtcgcacggcccGCACGTGCTTAGATACGGGCCTGGCTGCAGCGCCCGTAGCAGTGGCCAGTGGGACAAGGCCGCTGCGGATTTGCTTGGGCGCCGAGCAGCCGAGCTGAGTCAGGGGCGTCAGCTGTCAACaagtcgtcgccgtcgcctctCGTTGTTTGCTGGCGTAAACTATGCCCGAGTGGGGTTTGCGCCCCTCACTCACTTCATCAGCAGCCATTTCGCTTTCAGTAGTCTAGGAGTACGCGCCCTCTCTACTGTGGATGATGACAGACAGGGATGGCTGGTTGataactctctctttttttcgacGAACCataactgattttttttttcgacGAACGAGACCTGAAAGTGTTGGAGATTTCTTTCAGAAGTTTATACGTTTATTTAAAGTACTGATTCCGAATGATTTTTTTGTCTGATCCAGGATTCCTCCGCTGTTCAGCAACAAATTAAACATGTTTGTTGGGCTAGTCCGATCCGATCCACTAAAGAGCTCAATGTCAGTTTCCCCCCTTTCTTTTTGATGAATTCAAGGGCGGCGTTTTGCTTTTGTTTTTGTTATTTTGCCATGTAATGACATGTTCATGGAAAAATTTGGTTTTCTTAGATGAGGCTCACAAGACAAGCCACGCATCAGTCGTGGCAGTTTAGAAGGATGTGTAAAGCTGGTAACTTTTTGCTCTCTCAACGTGCCCCGATCGACGCAAAACACAAATCATACACctatcagaaattcagaatcgGTGTAATATAAACCGCTCAAGATCCAAGACGATCCCATGACGCcgatctagctagctagctcgctGACGATCGATCGAGGAGCAGCGAGCACGAGATAAAGTTGATCTTGGTTTTCTTTTTGGATTTGTTCTTTTTTGTTTGGGTGGCGCGTGTGTGGCCGTGTGCGTGTGCGTTCAATGCAGATGCATGCAGGCGCAGGCTACGTGCACGCAGTGAATAGGCACGTAACGCGGCCGGTCGCGAGTAAATGCGGCGCACGCCGGCGCGGGCTGCTGTTTCATTGCTAGAGCCCAGCCAGCTGTGTGGTTGGTTTCTTGCTGTCCCCCCTCCCGTTCCCGGCAACCTGTATTCATTTTTATAAAGCCATTGTTTGGATTCATGTAATTAAAACCCTTCGCAAGTACAGTATATTTTaaccttttttatttcttttatgATGTTTTTTTGACCTTTAGTTCTATACAGTACTATGTACTACTGACACCGGCGCACGTTAATCTAAGTTGCATCTATCGTTTCCTATGAGTCGGCTCATGCGTGCAGATTATATATTGCAGTCAATaatgcaacagtaatgctagaGATAGGACGTCCGAGGCACACGCCCCCGACTGCGCCAGCCCGCCCGAACCACGCCTACGGCTCCCCGGCGACCACCATGTTGTGGGTGCTCCACCGGGAGCCGCCCCTAGGCCGGTTCCGCGCATTTCCGACGCTCAAGCGGCTCGACCTCTTGGTCGGCGCCTCGCTCGATGACGCGATCATCGCCGGCGCAAGAGGAGGCCTCGCGGGGCACCATCAAATCCGTCACCTGCGGTGAGCCACTTTTCAATACATCGTCTTGTCCTCTCCTTGACCGATTTGAGCCTTCACCCTTCCGTTTCGCCGCCTTGTAGGCCCTCCCCACGATGAGCTCCGCCCGCTGGTGTTGCCATCCATGGAAAGTCTACTTGACCGATTTGTTTCTGCATATATATTTCCATTTCGAGTGGATGTTGCATGAGACATGATGTACATGAATTTTATATCTCAGAATCAGATGTTATATATAgtcaggccttgtttagttgggtttttttttgagttttgaaactgtagcactttcattgttatttggcaattaatatccaatcatagactaattagataTAAAGATTCGTTTCGTTGtttacagttaaactgtgtaattagttattttttccaactgcatttaatactctatgtatatgtccgaagattcgatatgatgggtactgtaggaaaatttttggaaactaaacatggcctcaaTTTTACGTATAATTGCGTATGTTGCAAGAAGTGATATCCAATGTTATATTAGTGAATTTTCAATGTTGCGACGAAATGTCCGATGGTAAATTTTCCGTCGGACGTCCGCTAGCGCCGATAATGCAAGCATGGACGGCCGGCGTGGTGCAGTACAGTACGTGTTGGTTGCACCCAGCTTGCACACGTACTCCATTATTTATCCGTGCGTGTGCGTGCATGCAAATGCACGGATGATCCAACTTCAGCTGGATTGGGTGGCAACGTACTAACTCCGGCACGCGCACGGTCACGACGGCGACATGcgtgcattgcattgcatcgaCGGATCGCATGCACGCTGTGGACGAAGCGCACACACACAAGCCagggccagccagccagccagccaaagAGATGGAGACGGAATTAAATATTCAGTAATAAGCCGATCACAGATACGACACCGCTGCATGCAGCAGGCAGGTACGTTCCGTGCATGCGTGGTCCCCACCCCGCGCATCGTACGCCGCCGCATGCAGAGAGACACAGCAGGCGTCGAACCTTCtcttcttccagcagcagcagcagatagCTAGCAGGGACCGTACCGACGACCATGGATGCTACCTATATATAGCTGGGTAGGGTCgttgttgcattgtgtttgcagctagctagcttagCTACGACATCGATCACATCGACCatctcgatcgatcgatcagaagcagcagcagcgtgcgATGTCGCACATCGCGGTGGAGCGCAACCGGCGGCGGCAGATGAACGAGCACCTCAAGGTGCTCCGGTCCCTGACGCCGGCGCTCTACATCAAGCGCGGCGACCAGGCCTCCATCATCGGCGGCGCCATCGACTTCATCCGGGAGCTGCAGCAGGTGCTCGAGTCCCTCGAGGCCCGCAAGAGGCgccgcagcagcaccaccaGCGGCTTCAGCCCCAGCCCCACGCCCAGCCCGCGCTCCCACCTCgtcgccttctcctcctcctccggctgcagcgccgccaccaccagcagcacccCGTCCCCGCCGGTACTGCTGCCCGGCAAGGCCCTGCTGCCGGCGGTCAAGGAGCTCGCCGCCTGCTGCAACTCCCCCGCGGCCGACGTGGAGGCCAGGATCTCCGGCGCCAACGTCCTGCTGCGCACGCTCTCCCGCCGCGCGCCCGGCCAGGCCGCCGGGATGGTCGCCCTGCTCGAGGCGCTCCACCTCGAGGTGCTCCACCTCAACATCAGCACCATGGAAGACACCGTCCTCCACTCCTTCGTCCTCAAGGCACGCACTTGCATGCATTACAATGGGCCGGCCTGTTCAAATCCCTTGCCCTACGAACATTGTTGTGGGAAAGACTAGCTGATGATTATATGTATTATTACCTATCCTTGCATGTGATGTGCAGATCGGGCTCGAGTGCCAGGTCAGCGTCGAGGATCTTGCCTACGAGGTGCAGCAGACCTTCGTCTACTTCCGggagcagcaagagcagcagcaggatcatcaggcggagcagccgggccacCAGCTGCAGCTAGCAGGAGAATCTCATGTACTCATGAGCCATGGCCATATGATCGATGACGAACTGATGATGGCATgatgcagcagctagcagctagctagctatataTTAGACTTTGAGCGTCGATCACCTTGCTTCCTTGCTCTATATATAGCTGGCTTGATTTAGTTTGTCCAGCCGGCACACTTACATACATGATACATGTGTGTGCTCTCTACCTGTGATCTGTAATTCTGTATCGAAAAAAATATGTTTACTCGTGAATTTTATTAGTGGTAAGTAACCTAGCTTGTACTGCCTTTCATGCTTTTGTAAGCCGAAGCACTGGAAAGGCAACCTTTGTTTGTAAATGCTCGCAAGCTGTACgacatcattttttttctagatttaacAATTAGTATTTTTTGCGAGGTTTTTAACAATTAGTAGAAATGTGTAAGTGCTGGTTTCGATTTCAGCCTGTCGTTCAGGCCTGGAAAAACAGGACACGATTAGGATTCTCGCTCGCTTCTGATTTTTTTAGTCACTCTCAGACTTAGCTTCTTGCGTGCGCACAGTATGGTAACACCTCCGATCGTACAATGGCGACGCAAGGGAATTTCAGCTCCTGATCCTAGCGCTCATGCATGCAAATTAAACTCGCACTAGTGTCTGAACCATATTTCCTACAATCTCGTTCCGCTTATAAGCAGCTTATAGGTGAAAAAACAAGTTATCAAGGCGGAAGACAGTGGCttatccaaaaaaatttctagttTTCAAATACAGAGTTTTATTCTTTCTCCTGTTGCAGCCAGCTCCCGCCGTAAAACCTGACGCTAGGCGCTCCTTCTCCGGCGATCGCCGGCTCTTTTCCTCGGCGCCAGCCCTCTTCGCTGCTTCCCCTCCCGGCCGGTGAGGCGATCTCCGGAGATCGCCGGCGCCCCCTTCCATGGGTGATGCCGACGGTCGCCGCAGCCCCATCGATCAAGCAAGCTTTTCGAAGAATTACTGCTAAAGATACTCCTCGGCGTCAAGATCCAGATGTGGTGCAACGTCGATTCAATTTGGGGGATTTTCATCTCTTCTCCTCGGCAAAGCCACGATCAATGGCCGGCAAGTTTTGGGACTCCGACTCTGAGTCCGATTACGAGGATCTAGGCGATGCCGATTCGCTCGCCATGAACCTCGTTGCGCAACAATCCTCTCAAGACCCGGCCAAGGCGCTTGCCCCGATACCACCTCCTCACCAGCCTCGGCCTGCTGCCATATGTCGATCGGCGGCGGGTGGGACTGCCAAGCAGCCGGGGAGGAGCAAGGTGGATGCGGCGCGTCCAGTGAGACCTCCTTGGAAGCAGCTATGGAAAGGGCCGCTACCACCGCCGAGGGTTACGCCGCCGGTGACGCTCGGCGAGTTTCTCCCGGAGATGAAGAAGACGGGGAAACGTCGGGCTGATCCGATAATCGCGCCAGTTCGAATTCCGAACTTAACGGGTCCGACAATTGCAAATGCGAAGCAATCATCCAACCCGTCAGTGCCGAACCTGGGTCCACCTCGGGGCTTTCCCAAGTTGGGGTTGGGCACGGTCCTGGTCTCTTCGACCACCGCGACGTCTGCAACGGCCATAGGAAATACGACCGCTGCGACGTCTGCATCGGCCAAAGGAAACCCTAGACGGCGGCTCATCTCTCCCACAGTGCCACCACACCTTCTCCCTCCGAAACCAACCTACCGCGAGGTTCTCATGGCCGGTCGAGGTCGGTGGTTTCGCCTCCGGACCATCCCAGGTCGCGGCACGGCGGACCGGCAGGTGGCAGCTGATCGGCAAGTGGCGGCTGACCGGCAAGTGGCGGCTGACCTCGCTGCACCTGGTCAATGGAGGACAGCCAGATCGTGGGCGTGGCAATCAAGCCAGGCGTGGCCGGGCGGATCAGGTGGAGCGGGGGCGCGACCTCCAGGCCGATCGGGGCCGAGGTGAATGTCCCGACCGCGGTGCTCCAGCCGACtgcggccgtggccgtggcgctCACCAGGCCGCAGGGGGCACCGGAGGCCCTAACGCCCCTATTGGCAGGGGTATGGCTGGGGGTAGGGGCGGCGCACCCCTCCCTCCTCAAGCACCAGCAGCAGGGGATCAACCTTCAAGTGGCTCGGGCTCAGGAGCGGGCAACCAACGCCATGATCCGGATCAGGGCCGCGAGGCCATGGAACCCGCTGCTAATGGTGTTAAAAACGGTCAACCGGTTGCTGAAGAGCGTGGCAAGTCCAAGCGGAAGCGCTCAGGGAACCTGGAATGCACGATCTGTCTAGAGGATCACTACACTAACCAATGCCCTTTGTTGCGAGGCCCAAAACCTTCGGTCACTTATTGTGGGGCAGCGGAGGATGGCATGGGGTTTTTCCAAATTCAAGCGGCCAACCTCAATGACATTGTTGCTTCGGACCTGAACTCTGCGGCGGCACAAATTACTGTGGAATCGGGTGAAGTCTCTTCGCGTTTGCTGGTGACAGAGCTTTCAAGACTCATTCCTATTCGCTGGAAGTGGGAGGTACAGGAGTTGGGTCACCAGGTTTTCGTGGATCCTTTTCCCAGTAAGGAGGAATTGGATCGCTTGGTAGCTGTTGGGACGGTTACGACCAAGAACAAGGAAGGTACTATCTTGTTTGAAGAATTTGTTGATGATGTGCAACCCATCAAAGTCCTGGATAAGGTTTGGGTGACGGTCACCAAGGTACCTCGTCTGCTTCGCTCCTTCCTACCACTTTGGGCGGTTGG contains:
- the LOC120705589 gene encoding protein DJ-1 homolog A-like, coding for MAAAASSLVRRAAAAASRRLLHARAFASGGDTAKRVLVPVAAGTEPIEAAATADVLNRAGARVTVATADPPGDDGLVVEAAYGVKLVADLEGEAFDLIALPGGMPGSVNLRDCKALEKMVKNHAEGGGLYGAICAAPAVTLAYWGMLKGLKASCYPSFMDKFTAEVIPVNSRVVVDRNAATSQGPGTTIEFALALVERLYGKDKMEEIAGPLYVRPHHGVEYTIEELNSVEWKCSDTPQVLVPVANGSEEMEAINLIDVLCRAGVNVTVASVEEKLQIVTRRHKFNLIADMMLDEASEIQFDLIVMPGGLQGAQKFASTKKLVDLLKKQSESNKPYGAICASPAHVLEPHGLLKGKKATAFPPMSHLLTDQSACDHRVVVDGNLITSQAPGTATEFSLAIVEKLLGRDKAISIAKELIFM
- the LOC120705590 gene encoding transcription factor MUTE-like, yielding MSHIAVERNRRRQMNEHLKVLRSLTPALYIKRGDQASIIGGAIDFIRELQQVLESLEARKRRRSSTTSGFSPSPTPSPRSHLVAFSSSSGCSAATTSSTPSPPVLLPGKALLPAVKELAACCNSPAADVEARISGANVLLRTLSRRAPGQAAGMVALLEALHLEVLHLNISTMEDTVLHSFVLKIGLECQVSVEDLAYEVQQTFVYFREQQEQQQDHQAEQPGHQLQLAGESHVLMSHGHMIDDELMMA